The Strix uralensis isolate ZFMK-TIS-50842 chromosome 16, bStrUra1, whole genome shotgun sequence genome has a window encoding:
- the REXO5 gene encoding RNA exonuclease 5 isoform X1 has protein sequence MAKAVCVNGYKRPAGAAEDAGEGRAARKRRKADGGGRGPEEKSSRLTAALFGEDCEINHDQLYELLKYAALGKCHNATQPSWCRIYHQSHLAGVVVIVLQETSQLHFYKFYLQFKHLRKVFRHRFTLTTSANFLASLYGEGANLKPQNTAQGLTSTSSECVPKSSKLQCDPILRKYGEKKRGLTSYTLTLEEQKKNDYPIKGSPGCKGYIYTECDQQRTDSSPLFGLDCEMCLTAKGNEVTRVSLVDAQGQCLLNELVKPESTVVNYRTRFSGITKKMLLPVKTRLPDIQTRLKKMLPHDAVLVGHSLNADLQALEMIHPSVIDTSLLFARNEGRRFKLKFLAKAVLGKEIQCEQKLGHDPAEDARAALELAQFFIEQGPAKVAELNLEMLLMTEKLAEVSQNKAALQPRRCRVQKQLNEPPHLSKPCFLDCLQTTGQKPLLLGRQELDSSGLCQSNLSTSNKQILQRALEDVPLSTFSIIQFSLGPEYVASHLLAGLCEKVRSKLTDMLTIYAGPFEESFCLKSVKKEFGRCGPIQSLTVVTETYQPYVCIQYEVLEAAQLAVESLNGAEVAGSCIKVQRPVTAAMLDCDVLIKELELDVENEGVIYVAGLKKSLTEADLQEEFSQLKDLETLFLPKDLQSGKHRNCCFLKFQKSQSAVDALEVINGWTVKGSKLRSRNALASGHLWRWIWQMNHSNEKQGGNILCEKMEQASDSEQDLRKKVKKLDHHIKKLYRSLQDNTLCVVLFPGVNSMHGSQSGLGLMGIKDDGGRSAC, from the exons ATGGCGAAGGCTGTCTGCGTTAACGGGTACAAAAGGCCAGCCGGGGCCGCTGAGGACGCGGGGGAAGGGCGGGCGGCTCGGAAGAGGAGGAAGGCGgatggcggcggccggggcccTGAG GAAAAGTCATCTCGTTTGACAGCAGCTTTATTTGGTGAGGACTGCGAAATCAACCATGACCAGCTCTATGAGTTGTTAAAGTATGCAGCGTTGGGAAAATGCCACAACGCAACACAGCCCAG ctgGTGCCGTATTTATCACCAAAGCCACCTGGCTGGGGTTGTGGTTATTGTTCTACAGGAAACGAGCCAACTCCATTTCTACAAATTCTATTTGCAGTTCAAACACCTCAGAAAAGTGTTCCGACAT AGATTCACATTAACAACTTCCGCTAACTTCCTAGCCAGCCTGTACGGAGAAGGAGCAAACCTGAAACCTCAAAACACTGCACAAG GTTTGACTTCCACTAGCAGTGAATGTGTTCCTAAAAGCTCAAAATTGCAGTGTGATCCCATCCTTCGGAAATACGGAGAAAAAAAACGAGGCCTTACTAGCTACACTCTAACtttagaagagcagaaaaaaaatgactatCCCATAAAAG GCTCTCCTGGATGTAAGGGATATATATATACAGAGTGTGATCAGCAGAGGACAGACAGCAGCCCCCTCTTTGGTCTGGATTGTGAAAtg TGCCTGACTGCAAAAGGGAATGAAGTCACTCGTGTCTCTTTGGTGGATGCACAGGGTCAATGCCTCTTGAATGAACTAGTCAAACCTGAAAGCACAGTAGTGAACTACCGCACCAG ATTCTCAGGaatcacaaagaaaatgcttcttccAGTGAAAACAAGACTGCCAGACATCCAAACCAGACTAAAAAAAATGCTTCCCCATGATGCAGTATTGGTGGGTCATTCTCTAAATGCTGACCTTCAGGCTTTGGAA ATGATCCATCCCAGTGTTATTGACACTTCATTGCTTTTTGCCAGAAATGAAGGTCGAAGATTTAAGTTAAAATTTCTAGCCAAAGCTGTTTTAGG GAAGGAGATTCAGTGTGAACAGAAGCTTGGGCATGATCCTGCAGAAGATGCTAGAGCTGCTTTGGAATTGGCTCAATTCTTTATTGAGCAAGGACCAGCAAAG gTAGCAGAACTAAACTTGGAGATGCTTCTGATGACTGAAAAACTGGCTGAGGTCTCACAGAACAAAGCTGCGTTACAGCCACGACGATGTAGGGTCCAGAAACAGTTGAATGAGCCTCCACATTTATCCAAACCATG TTTTTTAGACTGCTTGCAGACGACTGGCCAAAAACCCCTCCTTTTGGGCAGACAGGAACTAGACTCTTCTGGCCTGTGTCAGAGTAACCTGAGCACCTCAAACAAACAG ATTCTTCAGAGAGCCTTGGAAGATGTTCCCCTGTCCACATTCAGTATCATTCAGTTCAGTTTGGGTCCAGAGTATGTTGCATCTCACCTTCTTGCTGGACTTTGtgaaaag GTGAGAAGCAAGCTGACTGACATGCTGACAATTTATGCAGGTCCTTTTGAAGAAAGCTTTTGCCTGAAGTCTGTGAAAAAAGAATTTGGGAGGTGTGGACCAATCCAATCTCTTACAGTGGTAACTGAAACATACCAG CCCTATGTCTGTATCCAATATGAGGTGCTGGAAGCTGCCCAGCTTGCTGTGGAAAGCCTAAATGGAGCTGAGGTAGCAGGATCCTGCATTAAG GTCCAGAGACCTGTCACTGCAGCAATGCTGGACTGTGATGTTTTGATAAAGGAACTAGAACTGGATGTAGAAAACGAAGGTGTGATTTATGTGGCGGGTCTAAAGAAGTCATTAACAGAGGCAGACTTACAAGAAGAATTCAGCCAGTTGAAAGACCTGGAAACATTGTTCCTGCCAAAGGATCTCCAGAGTGGAAAGCACAGGAACTGCTGTTTCCTCA AATTCCAGAAATCACAAAGTGCTGTGGATGCCCTTGAAGTTATAAATGGATGGACCGTGAAGGGTAGTAAACTAAGAAGTAGAAATGCTCTTGCTTCAGGTCACCTCTGGAGATGGATTTGGCAAATGAATCACAGCAATGAGAAGCAAGGAGGAAACATCTTATGTGAGAAAATGGAGCAAGCGTCTGACTCT GAGCAGGAtctaaggaaaaaagtgaagaagtTAGACCACCATATCAAAAAGCTTTATAGAAGTCTGCAGGATAACACCCTGTGCGTTGTTCTCTTTCCTGGAGTGAACAG CATGCATGGATCACAATCTGGCCTTGGTCTGATGGGAATAAAAGATGACGGAGGGAGGAGTGCTTGTTAA
- the REXO5 gene encoding RNA exonuclease 5 isoform X4 encodes MSGLTSTSSECVPKSSKLQCDPILRKYGEKKRGLTSYTLTLEEQKKNDYPIKGSPGCKGYIYTECDQQRTDSSPLFGLDCEMCLTAKGNEVTRVSLVDAQGQCLLNELVKPESTVVNYRTRFSGITKKMLLPVKTRLPDIQTRLKKMLPHDAVLVGHSLNADLQALEMIHPSVIDTSLLFARNEGRRFKLKFLAKAVLGKEIQCEQKLGHDPAEDARAALELAQFFIEQGPAKVAELNLEMLLMTEKLAEVSQNKAALQPRRCRVQKQLNEPPHLSKPCFLDCLQTTGQKPLLLGRQELDSSGLCQSNLSTSNKQILQRALEDVPLSTFSIIQFSLGPEYVASHLLAGLCEKVRSKLTDMLTIYAGPFEESFCLKSVKKEFGRCGPIQSLTVVTETYQPYVCIQYEVLEAAQLAVESLNGAEVAGSCIKVQRPVTAAMLDCDVLIKELELDVENEGVIYVAGLKKSLTEADLQEEFSQLKDLETLFLPKDLQSGKHRNCCFLKFQKSQSAVDALEVINGWTVKGSKLRSRNALASGHLWRWIWQMNHSNEKQGGNILCEKMEQASDSEQDLRKKVKKLDHHIKKLYRSLQDNTLCVVLFPGVNSMHGSQSGLGLMGIKDDGGRSAC; translated from the exons ATGTCag GTTTGACTTCCACTAGCAGTGAATGTGTTCCTAAAAGCTCAAAATTGCAGTGTGATCCCATCCTTCGGAAATACGGAGAAAAAAAACGAGGCCTTACTAGCTACACTCTAACtttagaagagcagaaaaaaaatgactatCCCATAAAAG GCTCTCCTGGATGTAAGGGATATATATATACAGAGTGTGATCAGCAGAGGACAGACAGCAGCCCCCTCTTTGGTCTGGATTGTGAAAtg TGCCTGACTGCAAAAGGGAATGAAGTCACTCGTGTCTCTTTGGTGGATGCACAGGGTCAATGCCTCTTGAATGAACTAGTCAAACCTGAAAGCACAGTAGTGAACTACCGCACCAG ATTCTCAGGaatcacaaagaaaatgcttcttccAGTGAAAACAAGACTGCCAGACATCCAAACCAGACTAAAAAAAATGCTTCCCCATGATGCAGTATTGGTGGGTCATTCTCTAAATGCTGACCTTCAGGCTTTGGAA ATGATCCATCCCAGTGTTATTGACACTTCATTGCTTTTTGCCAGAAATGAAGGTCGAAGATTTAAGTTAAAATTTCTAGCCAAAGCTGTTTTAGG GAAGGAGATTCAGTGTGAACAGAAGCTTGGGCATGATCCTGCAGAAGATGCTAGAGCTGCTTTGGAATTGGCTCAATTCTTTATTGAGCAAGGACCAGCAAAG gTAGCAGAACTAAACTTGGAGATGCTTCTGATGACTGAAAAACTGGCTGAGGTCTCACAGAACAAAGCTGCGTTACAGCCACGACGATGTAGGGTCCAGAAACAGTTGAATGAGCCTCCACATTTATCCAAACCATG TTTTTTAGACTGCTTGCAGACGACTGGCCAAAAACCCCTCCTTTTGGGCAGACAGGAACTAGACTCTTCTGGCCTGTGTCAGAGTAACCTGAGCACCTCAAACAAACAG ATTCTTCAGAGAGCCTTGGAAGATGTTCCCCTGTCCACATTCAGTATCATTCAGTTCAGTTTGGGTCCAGAGTATGTTGCATCTCACCTTCTTGCTGGACTTTGtgaaaag GTGAGAAGCAAGCTGACTGACATGCTGACAATTTATGCAGGTCCTTTTGAAGAAAGCTTTTGCCTGAAGTCTGTGAAAAAAGAATTTGGGAGGTGTGGACCAATCCAATCTCTTACAGTGGTAACTGAAACATACCAG CCCTATGTCTGTATCCAATATGAGGTGCTGGAAGCTGCCCAGCTTGCTGTGGAAAGCCTAAATGGAGCTGAGGTAGCAGGATCCTGCATTAAG GTCCAGAGACCTGTCACTGCAGCAATGCTGGACTGTGATGTTTTGATAAAGGAACTAGAACTGGATGTAGAAAACGAAGGTGTGATTTATGTGGCGGGTCTAAAGAAGTCATTAACAGAGGCAGACTTACAAGAAGAATTCAGCCAGTTGAAAGACCTGGAAACATTGTTCCTGCCAAAGGATCTCCAGAGTGGAAAGCACAGGAACTGCTGTTTCCTCA AATTCCAGAAATCACAAAGTGCTGTGGATGCCCTTGAAGTTATAAATGGATGGACCGTGAAGGGTAGTAAACTAAGAAGTAGAAATGCTCTTGCTTCAGGTCACCTCTGGAGATGGATTTGGCAAATGAATCACAGCAATGAGAAGCAAGGAGGAAACATCTTATGTGAGAAAATGGAGCAAGCGTCTGACTCT GAGCAGGAtctaaggaaaaaagtgaagaagtTAGACCACCATATCAAAAAGCTTTATAGAAGTCTGCAGGATAACACCCTGTGCGTTGTTCTCTTTCCTGGAGTGAACAG CATGCATGGATCACAATCTGGCCTTGGTCTGATGGGAATAAAAGATGACGGAGGGAGGAGTGCTTGTTAA
- the REXO5 gene encoding RNA exonuclease 5 isoform X3, with translation MAKAVCVNGYKRPAGAAEDAGEGRAARKRRKADGGGRGPEEKSSRLTAALFGEDCEINHDQLYELLKYAALGKCHNATQPSWCRIYHQSHLAGVVVIVLQETSQLHFYKFYLQFKHLRKVFRHRFTLTTSANFLASLYGEGANLKPQNTAQGLTSTSSECVPKSSKLQCDPILRKYGEKKRGLTSYTLTLEEQKKNDYPIKGSPGCKGYIYTECDQQRTDSSPLFGLDCEMCLTAKGNEVTRVSLVDAQGQCLLNELVKPESTVVNYRTRFSGITKKMLLPVKTRLPDIQTRLKKMLPHDAVLVGHSLNADLQALEMIHPSVIDTSLLFARNEGRRFKLKFLAKAVLGKEIQCEQKLGHDPAEDARAALELAQFFIEQGPAKVAELNLEMLLMTEKLAEVSQNKAALQPRRCRVQKQLNEPPHLSKPCFLDCLQTTGQKPLLLGRQELDSSGLCQSNLSTSNKQILQRALEDVPLSTFSIIQFSLGPEYVASHLLAGLCEKVRSKLTDMLTIYAGPFEESFCLKSVKKEFGRCGPIQSLTVVTETYQPYVCIQYEVLEAAQLAVESLNGAEVAGSCIKVQRPVTAAMLDCDVLIKELELDVENEGVIYVAGLKKSLTEADLQEEFSQLKDLETLFLPKDLQSGKHRNCCFLKFQKSQSAVDALEVINGWTVKGSKLRSRNALASGHLWRWIWQMNHSNEKQGGNILCEKMEQASDSEQDLRKKVKKLDHHIKKLYRSLQDNTLCVVLFPGVNRYFIHSK, from the exons ATGGCGAAGGCTGTCTGCGTTAACGGGTACAAAAGGCCAGCCGGGGCCGCTGAGGACGCGGGGGAAGGGCGGGCGGCTCGGAAGAGGAGGAAGGCGgatggcggcggccggggcccTGAG GAAAAGTCATCTCGTTTGACAGCAGCTTTATTTGGTGAGGACTGCGAAATCAACCATGACCAGCTCTATGAGTTGTTAAAGTATGCAGCGTTGGGAAAATGCCACAACGCAACACAGCCCAG ctgGTGCCGTATTTATCACCAAAGCCACCTGGCTGGGGTTGTGGTTATTGTTCTACAGGAAACGAGCCAACTCCATTTCTACAAATTCTATTTGCAGTTCAAACACCTCAGAAAAGTGTTCCGACAT AGATTCACATTAACAACTTCCGCTAACTTCCTAGCCAGCCTGTACGGAGAAGGAGCAAACCTGAAACCTCAAAACACTGCACAAG GTTTGACTTCCACTAGCAGTGAATGTGTTCCTAAAAGCTCAAAATTGCAGTGTGATCCCATCCTTCGGAAATACGGAGAAAAAAAACGAGGCCTTACTAGCTACACTCTAACtttagaagagcagaaaaaaaatgactatCCCATAAAAG GCTCTCCTGGATGTAAGGGATATATATATACAGAGTGTGATCAGCAGAGGACAGACAGCAGCCCCCTCTTTGGTCTGGATTGTGAAAtg TGCCTGACTGCAAAAGGGAATGAAGTCACTCGTGTCTCTTTGGTGGATGCACAGGGTCAATGCCTCTTGAATGAACTAGTCAAACCTGAAAGCACAGTAGTGAACTACCGCACCAG ATTCTCAGGaatcacaaagaaaatgcttcttccAGTGAAAACAAGACTGCCAGACATCCAAACCAGACTAAAAAAAATGCTTCCCCATGATGCAGTATTGGTGGGTCATTCTCTAAATGCTGACCTTCAGGCTTTGGAA ATGATCCATCCCAGTGTTATTGACACTTCATTGCTTTTTGCCAGAAATGAAGGTCGAAGATTTAAGTTAAAATTTCTAGCCAAAGCTGTTTTAGG GAAGGAGATTCAGTGTGAACAGAAGCTTGGGCATGATCCTGCAGAAGATGCTAGAGCTGCTTTGGAATTGGCTCAATTCTTTATTGAGCAAGGACCAGCAAAG gTAGCAGAACTAAACTTGGAGATGCTTCTGATGACTGAAAAACTGGCTGAGGTCTCACAGAACAAAGCTGCGTTACAGCCACGACGATGTAGGGTCCAGAAACAGTTGAATGAGCCTCCACATTTATCCAAACCATG TTTTTTAGACTGCTTGCAGACGACTGGCCAAAAACCCCTCCTTTTGGGCAGACAGGAACTAGACTCTTCTGGCCTGTGTCAGAGTAACCTGAGCACCTCAAACAAACAG ATTCTTCAGAGAGCCTTGGAAGATGTTCCCCTGTCCACATTCAGTATCATTCAGTTCAGTTTGGGTCCAGAGTATGTTGCATCTCACCTTCTTGCTGGACTTTGtgaaaag GTGAGAAGCAAGCTGACTGACATGCTGACAATTTATGCAGGTCCTTTTGAAGAAAGCTTTTGCCTGAAGTCTGTGAAAAAAGAATTTGGGAGGTGTGGACCAATCCAATCTCTTACAGTGGTAACTGAAACATACCAG CCCTATGTCTGTATCCAATATGAGGTGCTGGAAGCTGCCCAGCTTGCTGTGGAAAGCCTAAATGGAGCTGAGGTAGCAGGATCCTGCATTAAG GTCCAGAGACCTGTCACTGCAGCAATGCTGGACTGTGATGTTTTGATAAAGGAACTAGAACTGGATGTAGAAAACGAAGGTGTGATTTATGTGGCGGGTCTAAAGAAGTCATTAACAGAGGCAGACTTACAAGAAGAATTCAGCCAGTTGAAAGACCTGGAAACATTGTTCCTGCCAAAGGATCTCCAGAGTGGAAAGCACAGGAACTGCTGTTTCCTCA AATTCCAGAAATCACAAAGTGCTGTGGATGCCCTTGAAGTTATAAATGGATGGACCGTGAAGGGTAGTAAACTAAGAAGTAGAAATGCTCTTGCTTCAGGTCACCTCTGGAGATGGATTTGGCAAATGAATCACAGCAATGAGAAGCAAGGAGGAAACATCTTATGTGAGAAAATGGAGCAAGCGTCTGACTCT GAGCAGGAtctaaggaaaaaagtgaagaagtTAGACCACCATATCAAAAAGCTTTATAGAAGTCTGCAGGATAACACCCTGTGCGTTGTTCTCTTTCCTGGAGTGAACAG
- the REXO5 gene encoding RNA exonuclease 5 isoform X2, with amino-acid sequence MAKAVCVNGYKRPAGAAEDAGEGRAARKRRKADGGGRGPEEKSSRLTAALFGEDCEINHDQLYELLKYAALGKCHNATQPSWCRIYHQSHLAGVVVIVLQETSQLHFYKFYLQFKHLRKVFRHRFTLTTSANFLASLYGEGANLKPQNTAQGLTSTSSECVPKSSKLQCDPILRKYGEKKRGLTSYTLTLEEQKKNDYPIKGSPGCKGYIYTECDQQRTDSSPLFGLDCEMCLTAKGNEVTRVSLVDAQGQCLLNELVKPESTVVNYRTRFSGITKKMLLPVKTRLPDIQTRLKKMLPHDAVLVGHSLNADLQALEMIHPSVIDTSLLFARNEGRRFKLKFLAKAVLGKEIQCEQKLGHDPAEDARAALELAQFFIEQGPAKVAELNLEMLLMTEKLAEVSQNKAALQPRRCRVQKQLNEPPHLSKPCFLDCLQTTGQKPLLLGRQELDSSGLCQSNLSTSNKQILQRALEDVPLSTFSIIQFSLGPEYVASHLLAGLCEKVRSKLTDMLTIYAGPFEESFCLKSVKKEFGRCGPIQSLTVVTETYQPYVCIQYEVLEAAQLAVESLNGAEVAGSCIKVQRPVTAAMLDCDVLIKELELDVENEGVIYVAGLKKSLTEADLQEEFSQLKDLETLFLPKDLQSGKHRNCCFLKFQKSQSAVDALEVINGWTVKGSKLRSRNALASGHLWRWIWQMNHSNEKQGGNILCEKMEQASDSEQDLRKKVKKLDHHIKKLYRSLQDNTLCVVLFPGVNSMKIHLLALHV; translated from the exons ATGGCGAAGGCTGTCTGCGTTAACGGGTACAAAAGGCCAGCCGGGGCCGCTGAGGACGCGGGGGAAGGGCGGGCGGCTCGGAAGAGGAGGAAGGCGgatggcggcggccggggcccTGAG GAAAAGTCATCTCGTTTGACAGCAGCTTTATTTGGTGAGGACTGCGAAATCAACCATGACCAGCTCTATGAGTTGTTAAAGTATGCAGCGTTGGGAAAATGCCACAACGCAACACAGCCCAG ctgGTGCCGTATTTATCACCAAAGCCACCTGGCTGGGGTTGTGGTTATTGTTCTACAGGAAACGAGCCAACTCCATTTCTACAAATTCTATTTGCAGTTCAAACACCTCAGAAAAGTGTTCCGACAT AGATTCACATTAACAACTTCCGCTAACTTCCTAGCCAGCCTGTACGGAGAAGGAGCAAACCTGAAACCTCAAAACACTGCACAAG GTTTGACTTCCACTAGCAGTGAATGTGTTCCTAAAAGCTCAAAATTGCAGTGTGATCCCATCCTTCGGAAATACGGAGAAAAAAAACGAGGCCTTACTAGCTACACTCTAACtttagaagagcagaaaaaaaatgactatCCCATAAAAG GCTCTCCTGGATGTAAGGGATATATATATACAGAGTGTGATCAGCAGAGGACAGACAGCAGCCCCCTCTTTGGTCTGGATTGTGAAAtg TGCCTGACTGCAAAAGGGAATGAAGTCACTCGTGTCTCTTTGGTGGATGCACAGGGTCAATGCCTCTTGAATGAACTAGTCAAACCTGAAAGCACAGTAGTGAACTACCGCACCAG ATTCTCAGGaatcacaaagaaaatgcttcttccAGTGAAAACAAGACTGCCAGACATCCAAACCAGACTAAAAAAAATGCTTCCCCATGATGCAGTATTGGTGGGTCATTCTCTAAATGCTGACCTTCAGGCTTTGGAA ATGATCCATCCCAGTGTTATTGACACTTCATTGCTTTTTGCCAGAAATGAAGGTCGAAGATTTAAGTTAAAATTTCTAGCCAAAGCTGTTTTAGG GAAGGAGATTCAGTGTGAACAGAAGCTTGGGCATGATCCTGCAGAAGATGCTAGAGCTGCTTTGGAATTGGCTCAATTCTTTATTGAGCAAGGACCAGCAAAG gTAGCAGAACTAAACTTGGAGATGCTTCTGATGACTGAAAAACTGGCTGAGGTCTCACAGAACAAAGCTGCGTTACAGCCACGACGATGTAGGGTCCAGAAACAGTTGAATGAGCCTCCACATTTATCCAAACCATG TTTTTTAGACTGCTTGCAGACGACTGGCCAAAAACCCCTCCTTTTGGGCAGACAGGAACTAGACTCTTCTGGCCTGTGTCAGAGTAACCTGAGCACCTCAAACAAACAG ATTCTTCAGAGAGCCTTGGAAGATGTTCCCCTGTCCACATTCAGTATCATTCAGTTCAGTTTGGGTCCAGAGTATGTTGCATCTCACCTTCTTGCTGGACTTTGtgaaaag GTGAGAAGCAAGCTGACTGACATGCTGACAATTTATGCAGGTCCTTTTGAAGAAAGCTTTTGCCTGAAGTCTGTGAAAAAAGAATTTGGGAGGTGTGGACCAATCCAATCTCTTACAGTGGTAACTGAAACATACCAG CCCTATGTCTGTATCCAATATGAGGTGCTGGAAGCTGCCCAGCTTGCTGTGGAAAGCCTAAATGGAGCTGAGGTAGCAGGATCCTGCATTAAG GTCCAGAGACCTGTCACTGCAGCAATGCTGGACTGTGATGTTTTGATAAAGGAACTAGAACTGGATGTAGAAAACGAAGGTGTGATTTATGTGGCGGGTCTAAAGAAGTCATTAACAGAGGCAGACTTACAAGAAGAATTCAGCCAGTTGAAAGACCTGGAAACATTGTTCCTGCCAAAGGATCTCCAGAGTGGAAAGCACAGGAACTGCTGTTTCCTCA AATTCCAGAAATCACAAAGTGCTGTGGATGCCCTTGAAGTTATAAATGGATGGACCGTGAAGGGTAGTAAACTAAGAAGTAGAAATGCTCTTGCTTCAGGTCACCTCTGGAGATGGATTTGGCAAATGAATCACAGCAATGAGAAGCAAGGAGGAAACATCTTATGTGAGAAAATGGAGCAAGCGTCTGACTCT GAGCAGGAtctaaggaaaaaagtgaagaagtTAGACCACCATATCAAAAAGCTTTATAGAAGTCTGCAGGATAACACCCTGTGCGTTGTTCTCTTTCCTGGAGTGAACAG
- the ERI2 gene encoding ERI1 exoribonuclease 2, producing the protein MATKRLARQLGLARSSARARSSARPAAGQRFGYLIVIDFEATCWRDAARGGPEIIEFPAVLLNTSTGEIESEFHTYVQPQEHPILSEFCTELTGITQNQVDEGVPLNICLSQFLKWIQKIQKEKKIIFSTDILSNSTSEAQACTFVTWTDWDLGVCLQYECKRKQLRKPDILNSWIDLKATYRAFYNRKPKGLNGALQDLGIAFAGREHSGLDDSRNTARLAWRLICDGCVLKVTKSLDKAHQKNNLIARTLTINFTDKTPLGSNRRPETSRDGTCETNSLAERNQDGVAGIKINLNVQTEEQQSTSTDSSADVHIVPSSSSRTGLRAQAQRSSAASTDRFPVPLEQAQQSPSTVATGIWQGLGSEQPLSTARSGPPAHRPGLVLVSTTISSVNVSNEEISTSSDCLSLLTDWEDVALIPESQHEQNSNCVQFKDDSSTDILTVFEEKTISNQLTVISSDNQSLEKTVVPVEPLKSTIYKSPDTTIYNVGTVQRQTSNFSALKLPSVKVNAISAQSALTGNYPTPLEVPKRKPTSPKTFPPAKKQSFAIYQEKSSSLDHSSPLRSSDLPRVSPAILNSTVNLNQSIRAVKNGKPTPPLCNCGRRAKKLYVSNAGPNHGKAFFCCPVGKHEGNKKGCGYFKWEYVLLKEKSNGLTQNADALTSLGTYASNLGNSSNKNYLCLRPSMRT; encoded by the exons ATGGCCACCAAGCGCCTGGCCAG gcagctggggctggcgCGGAGCAGCGCGCGGGCGCGGAGCAgcgcgcggccggcggcggggcagcgctTCGGGTACCTGATCGTCATCGACTTTGAGGCCACGTGCTGGCGGGacgcggcgcggggcggccccgaGATCA TTGAATTTCCAGCAGTCCTGTTAAACACTTCAACGGGAGAGATTGAATCTGAATTCCACACATATGTCCAGCCCCAGGAGCATCCTATTCTCTCTGAATTTTGTACAGAACTAACTGGCATAACACAG AATCAAGTTGACGAAGGAGTCCCTCTAAACATTTGTTTATCACAGTTTTTGAAATGGATTCAAAAGatacaaaaggagaagaaaattatattcagTACAGATATTCTAAGTAATTCTACCTCAGAAGCACAAGCATGTACCTTTGTTACTTGGACAg actGGGACCTGGGTGTGTGTTTGCAGTATGAATGTAAAAGGAAGCAGCTGCGAAAACCTGACATTTTAAATTCCTGGATTGATCTCAAAGCAACGTACAGG gccTTCTATAATAGGAAGCCTAAAGGGCTAAATGGTGCTTTGCAGGATTTGGGGATAGCTTTTGCAGGACGGGAACATTCTG GGTTGGATGATTCTCGGAATACTGCCCGTCTTGCTTGGAGGCTGATATGTGATGGTTGTGTGCTGAAGGTTACTAAATCTTTGGATAAG GCACATCAGAAGAATAATTTAATTGCTAGAACACTGACTATAAACTTCACTGACAAGACTCCACTGGGAAGTAACCGCAGACCTGAAACATCTAGAGATGGAACTTGTGAAACAAACTCTCTGGCTGAGAGAAACCAGGACGGCGTTGCTGGAATTAAGATAAATTTGAATGTACAAACTGAAGAACAACAGAGCACTTCCACTGATTCCTCTGCAGATGTCCACATTGTACCTAGCAGCAGCTCAAGGACTGGGTTACGTGCTCAAGCACAAAGATCTTCAGCAGCATCTACTGACAGGTTTCCTGTTCCTCTTGAGCAGGCACAGCAATCCCCCAGTACTGTAGCAACAGGCATTTGGCAAGGATTGGGCAGTGAGCAGCCTCTGAGTACAGCCAGGTCTGGTCCTCCAGCACACAGACCAGGACTAGTGCTGGTCTCCACCACCATCAGCTCAGTTAATGTCTCCAATGAGGAGATCAGTACTAGTTCTGACTGCTTATCTCTGCTGACTGACTGGGAAGATGTCGCTTTAATACCAGAATCTCAACATGAACAAAATTCAAACTGTGTTCAATTCAAAGATGACTCAAGTACAGATATTTTAACAGTGTTTGaagagaaaacaatttcaaaCCAATTGACTGTGATAAGTTCAGATAATCAAAGTTTGGAGAAAACTGTAGTACCTGTGGAACCTCTGAAATCTACCATTTACAAAAGTCCTGATACTACTATCTATAATGTAGGAACAGTACAAAGGCAGACTTcaaatttttcagctttgaaGTTACCATCTGTAAAGGTAAATGCTATTTCAGCACAATCAGCATTAACTGGAAATTATCCTACTCCTTTGGAGGTTCCTAAAAGAAAGCCAACTAGTCCAAAAACGTTCCCACCAGCAAAAAAACAGTCTTTCGCTATATATCAAGAGAAATCTTCATCTCTTGATCACTCCTCGCCTTTAAGAAGTTCAGATTTGCCCAGAGTGTCTCCTGCCATTCTGAACTCCACAGTCAATTTGAATCAGTCTATAAGAGCtgtgaaaaatggaaaaccaaCTCCCCCTCTGTGTAACTGCGGTCGAAGAGCTAAAAAACTATATGTGTCAAATGCTGGTCCAAATCATGgcaaagcatttttttgttgtcctgTTGGCAAGCATGAAGGTAATAAGAAAGGTTGTGGATACTTCAAGTGGGAATATGTGCTTCTAAAGGAGAAATCTAATGGTCTCACCCAGAATGCAGATGCTTTGACCTCTCTTGGAACTTATGCTAGTAACTTAGGAAATTCTTCCAACAAAAATTACTTGTGTCTTAGACCCTCTATGAGAACTTGA